DNA sequence from the Agromyces aureus genome:
GGCGCTCATCCTGCCCGAGAGCAGCGGGTCCTCCGAGAAGTACTCGAAGTTTCGACCGCCCATGGCAGTGCGGTGCAGGTTCATGCCCGGGGCGTACCAGCCCTGCACGCCGTACGCGTTCGCCTCGGTGCCGACCGCCTCGCCGAGGGCCTCGGCCAGCGCGTCGTTCCACGTCGACGCCACCACGACCTGCGTCGCGAACGACGCGGCCCCGAGGTCGCCGAAGAGGTAGTTCAGGCCGGCCGGGCCGTCGAGGAGCACGGACTTCGGGATGCCGACTCGCTCGACGCCCTCGGTCACGTAGGCGCCGTTCGCGAAGAGCGCGATCTGCTCGTCGGCCGTGAGCTGGTCGAGGAACTGCTCCCACTTCGGGTCGTCGTAGTCGAGGCCGCGCAGGTCGGCGAGCACGAGGCCGTGGTCGGCGCCGTACGTGGGCGCCTCGCCCTCGGCGGGCGCGATCTCGGGGTCCATGCGCTCGAGGAGCTCGTCGGATGCGACGAGGTCCAGGTCGGAGCTGTCGGGGTACGTGCCCTCCCAGTCGCTGCGGGACAGGGTGGTGAGGCCGTCGCCGGCGTAGCCGAAGCGGTTCTCGAGGGCGACGCCCGTGGTCTCGTCGGTGTCGTAGACGACATCCGAGGCGATCTCGGTCGCGAAGGCGGCGACGGGCGTGTGCACGTCGGTGCCGACCGTGATGCCGTACGTGCCCCGCTCGAGCAGGTAGGCGCCGTTCGCGTCATCCCACGAGGCCATGTCGCGCTTCGCGAACGTGACCGTCACGGTCTCGGATGCGCCGGGCTCGAGCAGCGAGGTCTTCGCGTACCCTGCGAGCTCGATCGCGGACTTCTCGATGCCGCCCGCGGTGTACGGGGCCGAGAAGTAGACCTGCACGACGTCCTTGCCCGAGACGTCGCCGGTGTTCGTCACGGTCACGTCGACGCTGATGTCGTCGTCGCCGACCACCGGCTGCGCGGCGTTCCAGGCGAAGTCCGTGTAGCTCGCGCCGAAGCCGAACGGGTACTGCACGGCGGCGTCGTAGCCGGCTTCGTCGTCGAGGTAGCGGGTCTCGTAGTAGCGGTACCCGACGTAGATGCCCTCCTCGTACTCGAGCACGCTGCGCGAGGTGTTCTCGTAGCGGAAGTCGCCGAGGTTCTCGGCCGCGGGGGCATCGGCGACATTGCGCGCGTAGGTGTCGGTGAGGTGGCCCGACGGGTTCACCTGACCCGTCAGCACCTTCGCGAGCGAGACGGCGCCGAGCGGGCCGGGGGTGCCGATCCACACGGCGCCCGTGATCTGCGGGTACTCCTCGACGAAGCCGAGCTCCATCTGGTTGCCCGAGTTGACCACGACGACGACGTCGTCGAAGTTCGCGGTCACGGTGTCGAGGAGGTCGCGCTGCGCGTCGCTGATGCGCAGGCTCTCCGCCGTCAGGTCGGCGGCCTCGGAGGCGCCCGAGCCGATCACGACGAGCGCGGTGCCGGAGTAGTCGCGGGCCTGGGCGAGCACGTCGTCGGTGAGGTAGTCGGGTTCTGGCTCGGCCGCGTCGCCGCTCGTGAGCATCGCCAGGATGCCGAGCAGGCCGCTGGGCGCGCCGGAGTCGGTCTTCGCGCCGGCGTCCTCCATCGCGGAGCGCAGCTCGCCGTTGACTTCCACGCCCTGCTGCTCGAGTGCGTCGTACAGGCCGACGGCGCTCGCCTGGTTCGCACCACCGGATCCGGCGCCGCCGAACCGGAGGTTGAACGACGCGAAGCTGAAGACGTTCAGGCGCGTGTCGGCGAGGGGCAGCACGTCGCCCTCGTTCTTCAGGAGCACGATGCCCTCGTCGGAGATCGCCTCGGTGACGTCGGCGCTCTGCACCCGGGCGGCATCGCCCGCGGCGGTCGAGCTGTCGAGTTCGATCGACGTGAGACGGCCGATGTCGCGCACGACGGGGGCGGCGAGCACCGCGATGACGGCGACGATCGCGACGGCGATGCTCCAGCCGACGATGCGGCGGGGGCGCGCCTCGACCTTGCGGTAGGCGCGCTCGCGACGCTTCAGCTCGCGGCGCTCGGCGCGCGACATCGAGGCGCGGGCCGCCTTGCGCTCCTGCTTCGCGGTCGAGCGGGCCTCGCGGGCGGCGGCACGGTCGGCCGCCTTGGCCGCCGTGCGGTCTGCGGGCGACATCGCCTTCAGCTCGGCCTTGCGCGCGCGCTTCGCGGCCTTCTCGGCCTGGACGCGG
Encoded proteins:
- a CDS encoding glycoside hydrolase family 3 protein, whose protein sequence is MPTRKEIKQEAVARVQAEKAAKRARKAELKAMSPADRTAAKAADRAAAREARSTAKQERKAARASMSRAERRELKRRERAYRKVEARPRRIVGWSIAVAIVAVIAVLAAPVVRDIGRLTSIELDSSTAAGDAARVQSADVTEAISDEGIVLLKNEGDVLPLADTRLNVFSFASFNLRFGGAGSGGANQASAVGLYDALEQQGVEVNGELRSAMEDAGAKTDSGAPSGLLGILAMLTSGDAAEPEPDYLTDDVLAQARDYSGTALVVIGSGASEAADLTAESLRISDAQRDLLDTVTANFDDVVVVVNSGNQMELGFVEEYPQITGAVWIGTPGPLGAVSLAKVLTGQVNPSGHLTDTYARNVADAPAAENLGDFRYENTSRSVLEYEEGIYVGYRYYETRYLDDEAGYDAAVQYPFGFGASYTDFAWNAAQPVVGDDDISVDVTVTNTGDVSGKDVVQVYFSAPYTAGGIEKSAIELAGYAKTSLLEPGASETVTVTFAKRDMASWDDANGAYLLERGTYGITVGTDVHTPVAAFATEIASDVVYDTDETTGVALENRFGYAGDGLTTLSRSDWEGTYPDSSDLDLVASDELLERMDPEIAPAEGEAPTYGADHGLVLADLRGLDYDDPKWEQFLDQLTADEQIALFANGAYVTEGVERVGIPKSVLLDGPAGLNYLFGDLGAASFATQVVVASTWNDALAEALGEAVGTEANAYGVQGWYAPGMNLHRTAMGGRNFEYFSEDPLLSGRMSAAMVEGAQSKGVLTFMKHFALNEQEVSARAPGMNVFVDEQALRELYLRPFEITVKEADVTGAMSSFINIGGRWAGGNEQLLQDVLRGEWGFDGVVSTDAVLGGWMDPALAVRYGNDLMLAMLPTSTANQTKAALEADPVGVGEGLRDRVHAVLFAVLKTDLFD